A stretch of the Streptomyces venezuelae genome encodes the following:
- a CDS encoding aminotransferase class V-fold PLP-dependent enzyme, translating into MDLPLAHAEFAPSTTVYLNTATCGILPQSAVAAVRELAEAAGAGTAAGFGDFDRVARVRESYARLVGVGPDRVSIGSTVATHVGLIAAALPAGSEVLFAEGDFASVINPFVVRGDLKPRFVPLEALAEAVREDTALVAVSAVQSADGRVADLAAIRAATAGYGIPMLVDATQAAGSVPFDAAPYEYTVTAGYKWLLGSRGASYLTVSEAAQDTLVPLHAGWVAASSPWDATYGPMPELAPDARRFDESPAFLAYYAAEPSLALLERVGIAAVHAHNLGLAARYRAGLAELGLAPVPGDSPIVSVPGLAERQPELARAGVLTAGRAGALRASFHLYNTEADVDRLLNALAP; encoded by the coding sequence ATGGATCTTCCTCTTGCGCACGCGGAGTTCGCGCCTTCGACGACTGTCTATCTCAACACCGCGACCTGCGGGATCCTCCCGCAGAGCGCCGTGGCCGCCGTCCGGGAACTGGCCGAGGCGGCCGGGGCCGGCACGGCCGCCGGATTCGGTGACTTCGACCGGGTTGCCCGGGTGCGCGAGAGCTACGCCCGGCTGGTCGGTGTCGGCCCGGACCGGGTGTCGATCGGTTCCACCGTCGCCACCCATGTCGGCCTGATCGCCGCCGCGCTGCCCGCCGGATCCGAAGTCCTCTTCGCCGAGGGGGACTTCGCCTCGGTGATCAACCCGTTCGTGGTGCGGGGCGACCTCAAGCCCCGGTTCGTCCCGCTGGAGGCGCTCGCCGAGGCGGTCCGCGAGGACACCGCGCTGGTCGCGGTCAGCGCGGTCCAGTCCGCGGACGGACGGGTGGCCGACCTGGCGGCGATCCGCGCGGCAACCGCCGGGTACGGCATCCCGATGCTGGTGGACGCCACCCAGGCGGCCGGTTCGGTGCCCTTCGACGCGGCTCCGTACGAGTACACGGTCACGGCCGGGTACAAGTGGCTGCTCGGTTCGCGCGGAGCCTCGTACCTGACCGTCTCCGAGGCCGCTCAGGACACGCTGGTCCCGCTGCACGCGGGCTGGGTGGCGGCGAGCTCGCCCTGGGATGCGACGTACGGCCCGATGCCGGAACTCGCGCCCGACGCGAGGCGGTTCGACGAGTCCCCGGCCTTCCTCGCCTACTACGCGGCCGAGCCCTCGCTGGCCCTGCTGGAGCGGGTCGGGATCGCGGCCGTGCACGCCCACAACCTCGGCCTGGCCGCCCGCTACCGGGCGGGCCTGGCGGAACTGGGCCTCGCTCCGGTGCCGGGGGACTCTCCGATCGTCTCGGTGCCGGGGCTTGCCGAGCGGCAGCCGGAGCTGGCCCGGGCCGGGGTGCTGACGGCCGGCCGGGCCGGGGCGCTGCGGGCGTCGTTCCACCTGTACAACACGGAGGCGGATGTGGACCGGCTGCTGAACGCGCTGGCTCCCTGA
- a CDS encoding pyridoxal-phosphate-dependent aminotransferase family protein: MNHPAAHPLLDLPPLTAERFASIEQGVADLLGTRHEVVVTQGEALLPLEGCIRSGARPGSTALNVVTGPYGNTFGNWLRDCGAAVVDLAVPFDTAVTADQVAEALAAHPETDFVSLVHAEAATGNTNPVAAIGEVVRAHGALFMLDAVASVGAEPLLPDEWGVDLCVIGAQKAMGGPAGVSAVSVSDRAWARFAANPAAPRRSYLSLLDWKERWIDGGRKALPHAPAQLEMLALEACLGRIAAEGLPAVLGRHAAAAAATRAGAAALGLAPYVGQAAEAAPVATTLRVPDAPLVVAKALTAAPSAPLAAAGPALARVNHYGPAAGLPAVTAALTALATALSLPPTPAVTAATAAWSAASAA, encoded by the coding sequence GTGAACCACCCCGCGGCCCACCCGCTGCTGGATCTGCCCCCGCTGACCGCGGAGCGTTTCGCCTCGATCGAGCAGGGGGTCGCGGACCTCCTGGGGACCCGGCACGAGGTGGTGGTCACGCAGGGCGAGGCGCTGCTGCCGCTGGAGGGCTGCATCCGGTCCGGTGCGCGGCCGGGCTCCACCGCGCTGAACGTGGTGACCGGACCGTACGGGAACACGTTCGGGAACTGGCTGCGGGACTGCGGGGCGGCGGTGGTCGACCTGGCTGTGCCGTTCGACACCGCGGTGACCGCCGATCAGGTCGCCGAGGCGCTGGCCGCGCACCCGGAGACCGACTTCGTCTCGCTGGTGCACGCGGAGGCGGCGACGGGCAACACCAACCCGGTGGCGGCGATCGGCGAGGTGGTCCGCGCGCACGGGGCGCTGTTCATGCTGGACGCGGTGGCCTCGGTGGGGGCGGAGCCGCTGCTGCCGGACGAATGGGGTGTGGACCTGTGCGTGATCGGCGCGCAGAAGGCGATGGGCGGCCCGGCGGGGGTGTCGGCGGTCTCGGTCTCGGACCGGGCGTGGGCCCGCTTCGCGGCCAATCCCGCTGCTCCGCGCCGCTCGTACCTGTCGCTGCTGGACTGGAAGGAGCGCTGGATCGACGGCGGACGCAAGGCGCTGCCGCACGCGCCGGCGCAGCTGGAGATGCTGGCGCTGGAGGCGTGTCTCGGCCGGATCGCGGCGGAGGGCCTGCCGGCCGTGCTGGGCCGGCACGCGGCTGCTGCGGCGGCGACCCGGGCGGGGGCGGCGGCGCTGGGCCTGGCCCCGTACGTGGGCCAGGCGGCGGAGGCGGCCCCGGTGGCCACCACCCTCCGGGTTCCGGACGCCCCCCTGGTCGTCGCGAAGGCGCTGACGGCGGCCCCGTCCGCACCACTGGCGGCGGCCGGTCCCGCTCTGGCCCGGGTCAACCACTACGGCCCGGCGGCCGGGCTCCCGGCGGTCACCGCGGCCCTGACGGCCCTGGCCACCGCCCTGTCCCTCCCTCCGACTCCGGCCGTGACGGCCGCCACCGCCGCCTGGTCGGCCGCATCGGCCGCCTGA
- a CDS encoding amidohydrolase family protein → MSEVVHVKGRVLVGPEEVRDELWVVGGRISYERPRTAGETVTVSGWVLPGLVDAHCHVGLDRHGPVDDATSEKQALTDRDAGTLLIRDAGSPSDTRWIDDREDLPKIIRAGRHIARTRRYIRNYAHEIEPEDLVAYVGREARRGDGWVKLVGDWIDRDAGDLTACWPRPEVEAAIAEAHRLGARVTAHCFAEDSLRDLVEAGIDCIEHATGLTEDTIPLFAERGVAIVPTLVNIATFPHLADGGEAKFPRWSAHMRRLYERRYDTVRSAYDAGVPVYVGTDAGGSLPHGLVAAEVAELVKAGIPVRDALSATTWGAREWLGRPGLAEGAPADLVVYGADPRADVGVLADPLRVVVNGRIHA, encoded by the coding sequence ATGAGCGAAGTAGTGCATGTGAAGGGGCGCGTGCTGGTCGGGCCCGAGGAGGTCCGCGACGAGCTCTGGGTCGTCGGCGGCCGGATCAGCTACGAGCGTCCGCGCACCGCGGGGGAGACCGTCACCGTGTCCGGCTGGGTGCTGCCCGGGCTGGTGGACGCCCACTGCCACGTCGGGCTCGACCGGCACGGCCCGGTCGACGACGCGACCAGCGAGAAGCAGGCGCTGACCGACCGGGACGCCGGCACCCTGCTGATCCGGGACGCCGGTTCGCCCTCCGACACCCGCTGGATCGACGACCGCGAAGACCTGCCGAAGATCATCCGGGCCGGTCGGCACATCGCCCGTACCCGCCGCTACATCCGCAACTACGCCCACGAGATCGAGCCCGAGGACCTGGTCGCGTACGTCGGGCGCGAGGCGCGGCGCGGCGACGGCTGGGTGAAGCTGGTGGGGGACTGGATCGACCGGGATGCCGGGGACCTCACCGCCTGCTGGCCGCGGCCCGAGGTCGAGGCGGCGATCGCGGAGGCGCACCGGCTCGGCGCCCGGGTCACCGCGCACTGCTTCGCCGAGGACTCGCTGCGCGATCTGGTGGAGGCGGGCATCGACTGCATCGAGCACGCCACCGGGCTGACCGAGGACACCATTCCGCTGTTCGCCGAGCGCGGGGTGGCGATCGTGCCCACCCTGGTCAACATCGCCACGTTCCCGCACCTCGCGGACGGCGGCGAGGCCAAGTTCCCCCGCTGGTCCGCGCACATGCGGCGGCTGTACGAACGGCGCTACGACACGGTGCGGTCGGCGTACGACGCGGGCGTGCCGGTGTACGTCGGCACGGACGCGGGCGGCTCGCTGCCGCACGGCCTGGTCGCGGCCGAGGTGGCGGAGCTGGTGAAGGCCGGGATCCCGGTGCGGGACGCCCTGTCGGCGACGACCTGGGGGGCCCGGGAATGGCTGGGCCGGCCGGGGCTGGCGGAAGGGGCGCCGGCCGACCTGGTGGTGTACGGGGCGGACCCGCGGGCCGACGTGGGAGTGCTGGCGGACCCGCTGCGGGTGGTGGTCAACGGCCGGATCCACGCCTGA
- a CDS encoding SCO1860 family LAETG-anchored protein — MNSNTFRMPALLLAAAAPLALFAAAPAYATGNPGGGGPGGAAEGKAGAVVLRTGLDVGLLNKTVHVPLKASLNEVNAPATAEKTALTVTLDGVEQGKPVSVLRADVASSKATADRTRAAAEVQLVNARVHVPGLPLLSLIQVEKVTSKAVCEAGKQPVASSNVLGAVTVLGKRTTLSAGGTTKVSVPGVGEVSLVLSGTETTDRTAAAAALRLKVSVNPLKLNVAEVDGEIVLAEARCEAPGAASAPPPAKPKPTPGASTAASEAQPAAAPAAAPAKADLKPQTSGTQANLAETGGSSMTPYVAGGALILLGVGAGALILSRGRGRNQA, encoded by the coding sequence TTGAACAGCAACACCTTCCGCATGCCCGCACTTCTGCTCGCCGCCGCCGCGCCCCTCGCCCTGTTCGCCGCCGCCCCCGCGTACGCGACCGGGAATCCGGGCGGCGGCGGTCCGGGCGGGGCCGCCGAGGGCAAGGCCGGTGCGGTGGTCCTCCGCACCGGACTGGACGTCGGCCTGCTCAACAAGACCGTCCACGTACCGCTGAAGGCCTCCCTGAACGAGGTCAACGCCCCTGCCACGGCGGAGAAGACCGCGCTGACCGTGACCCTCGACGGAGTGGAGCAGGGCAAGCCGGTGAGCGTGCTGCGCGCGGACGTGGCGAGCTCCAAGGCGACGGCGGACCGGACGCGGGCCGCCGCCGAGGTCCAGCTCGTCAATGCCAGGGTCCATGTGCCCGGCCTGCCGCTGCTCTCGCTGATCCAGGTGGAGAAGGTCACGTCCAAGGCGGTGTGCGAGGCCGGCAAGCAGCCGGTGGCGAGCTCGAACGTGCTCGGGGCGGTGACGGTGCTGGGGAAGCGGACCACGCTGTCGGCGGGCGGGACCACCAAGGTGTCGGTGCCCGGGGTGGGCGAGGTCAGCCTGGTGCTGTCCGGCACCGAGACCACCGACCGCACCGCCGCCGCGGCGGCCCTGCGACTGAAGGTCTCGGTCAACCCGCTGAAGCTGAACGTGGCGGAGGTGGACGGCGAGATCGTCCTCGCCGAGGCCCGCTGTGAGGCCCCGGGGGCGGCGTCCGCGCCGCCCCCGGCCAAGCCGAAGCCCACGCCGGGCGCGTCCACGGCCGCCTCCGAGGCCCAGCCCGCAGCCGCGCCCGCAGCCGCGCCCGCGAAGGCCGACCTGAAGCCGCAGACCTCCGGGACCCAGGCCAACCTGGCCGAGACCGGCGGCAGTTCGATGACCCCGTACGTGGCCGGCGGTGCGCTGATCCTGCTGGGTGTGGGCGCGGGCGCGCTGATCCTGAGCCGAGGCCGCGGACGCAACCAGGCCTGA